Proteins from a single region of Campylobacter sp. RM16704:
- a CDS encoding BspA family leucine-rich repeat surface protein yields MFMPKTKYELVALVREELIKLSEIDVSLITDMSYLFYYSTRTDFSGIEKWDVSNVKDMSYMFYYCKSFNSDISKWNVKNVENMEGMFFDCESFDQDLSSWNMSKVKDTKYMFCNCFKFNHKVENWDVHNAITLAHMFENCKQFDQDLSNWDVHNAKTMAFLLHNCTNFHHDIKKLDIDKNCNTQKILGHEEFQSKYMLKH; encoded by the coding sequence ATGTTTATGCCTAAAACAAAATATGAATTAGTTGCTCTTGTTAGAGAAGAGCTTATTAAATTAAGTGAAATTGACGTAAGCTTAATTACTGATATGTCTTACTTGTTTTATTATTCTACTAGAACTGATTTTTCTGGCATAGAAAAATGGGATGTATCAAATGTCAAAGATATGTCTTATATGTTTTATTATTGCAAAAGCTTCAATAGTGATATATCTAAATGGAATGTTAAAAATGTTGAAAATATGGAAGGTATGTTTTTTGATTGTGAATCATTTGATCAAGACTTATCTTCTTGGAATATGTCAAAAGTCAAAGATACAAAATATATGTTTTGTAATTGTTTTAAATTTAACCATAAAGTAGAAAATTGGGATGTTCATAATGCTATAACTTTAGCTCATATGTTTGAAAATTGCAAGCAATTTGACCAAGATTTATCAAATTGGGATGTTCATAATGCTAAAACAATGGCATTTTTACTTCATAATTGCACCAATTTTCATCATGATATTAAAAAATTGGATATTGACAAAAATTGCAATACACAAAAAATATTAGGTCATGAAGAATTTCAAAGTAAATATATGTTAAAGCATTAA
- a CDS encoding YeiH family protein, translated as MHIRHKKIYKGRKFEGFLLLFVLAFCAYAISELNFFKNIGISALIIAVCLGALIGNFAHQNANLLKKTGVLGIATKEILRLGIILYGFRITFNDIQKAGLEGITLAFIIVFSTFFIGLILGKLFKLDLKESILISSGSSICGAAAVMASESIVKGGSSRVGVAICTVVVFGTLGMFLYPLAWNLGWFDFFNTEQMGYFMGATLHEVAHAVAAGEAIKAGDSAVIEKMIRVLMLVPFLIFLAVYSLKFLNKGKEKVSIKNNIPYFALLFLVASVISSLDILNTPFAIKHIKSNIETIDTLLLSISMVALGVNIHKDVIKNAGLKPFLMAFILFIWLVIFGIFLVNILM; from the coding sequence ATGCATATTAGACATAAAAAAATATACAAAGGTCGCAAATTTGAAGGGTTTTTATTATTATTTGTTTTAGCATTTTGTGCTTATGCTATTTCAGAGCTTAACTTCTTTAAAAATATAGGAATTTCTGCATTAATTATAGCAGTATGTCTTGGAGCTTTAATAGGAAATTTTGCACATCAAAATGCAAATTTACTAAAAAAAACAGGTGTTTTGGGTATTGCCACTAAAGAAATTTTAAGGCTTGGTATTATTCTTTATGGTTTTAGAATTACATTTAACGATATTCAAAAAGCTGGTTTAGAAGGCATAACTTTAGCTTTTATCATAGTATTTTCTACATTTTTTATAGGACTTATTTTAGGAAAATTATTCAAGCTTGATTTAAAAGAGAGTATTTTAATTAGTAGTGGTTCAAGTATATGTGGGGCTGCTGCTGTAATGGCAAGCGAAAGCATAGTAAAGGGAGGATCTTCAAGAGTTGGAGTGGCAATTTGCACTGTGGTAGTTTTTGGAACCTTGGGAATGTTTTTATATCCTTTAGCTTGGAATCTTGGCTGGTTTGATTTTTTTAATACCGAACAAATGGGATATTTTATGGGAGCTACTTTACACGAGGTCGCACATGCAGTTGCAGCTGGTGAAGCCATAAAAGCAGGTGATAGTGCTGTGATAGAAAAGATGATTAGGGTTTTAATGCTAGTTCCTTTTTTAATATTTTTAGCAGTTTATTCTTTGAAATTTTTAAACAAAGGAAAAGAAAAAGTATCTATTAAAAATAATATTCCTTACTTTGCTTTATTATTTTTAGTTGCAAGTGTTATTAGTTCTTTAGATATACTAAACACACCTTTTGCTATAAAACATATTAAATCAAATATTGAAACTATAGACACTTTATTGCTTTCTATATCTATGGTAGCACTTGGTGTTAATATTCATAAAGATGTTATAAAAAATGCTGGATTAAAACCATTCTTAATGGCATTTATACTTTTTATATGGCTTGTAATTTTTGGAATTTTTCTAGTTAATATTTTAATGTAA
- a CDS encoding LysR family transcriptional regulator, with the protein MTFKQIKYFQALSKNLNLRACAKELNITQSALSLAIFELEKNLNVKLFDRKSKFLTLNEKGKTFLKKISPLILEFERIEKMMQNDENYELNMKVSQNIGTFLMANVLNNKNDRIKLELSLDNSKNIIKSVLEKDIDLGIIEGICKDKDLEKIKICNDELIVVSHNEFKNEYFIDELKNYQWLSREKGSGAKEVFLNALPKDVKLNLMYELNSTAMIKELVKKGNFLAVLPKFSIKEELENKKLFQVRLKNFKISRELFIIYHKNKELNKNFLNFCQFLLKQIQKDILE; encoded by the coding sequence ATGACTTTTAAACAAATTAAATATTTTCAAGCTTTAAGTAAAAATTTGAATTTAAGAGCTTGTGCTAAAGAATTAAACATAACTCAATCTGCATTGTCTTTGGCTATTTTTGAACTTGAAAAGAATTTGAATGTAAAACTTTTTGATAGAAAATCTAAATTTTTAACTTTAAATGAAAAAGGAAAAACTTTTCTAAAAAAAATTTCACCTTTAATTTTGGAATTTGAACGCATTGAAAAAATGATGCAAAATGATGAAAATTATGAATTAAATATGAAAGTAAGTCAAAACATAGGAACATTTTTAATGGCAAATGTTTTAAATAATAAAAATGATAGGATTAAATTAGAATTATCTTTGGATAATAGTAAAAATATTATAAAAAGTGTTTTAGAAAAAGATATTGACTTAGGTATTATTGAAGGAATTTGTAAAGATAAAGATTTAGAAAAAATTAAAATATGTAATGATGAGCTTATAGTAGTTAGCCATAATGAATTTAAAAATGAATATTTTATTGATGAATTGAAAAATTATCAATGGTTAAGTAGGGAAAAAGGTTCTGGAGCTAAAGAGGTTTTTTTAAATGCCTTACCAAAAGATGTGAAATTAAATTTAATGTATGAGCTAAATTCCACTGCTATGATTAAAGAATTAGTAAAAAAAGGAAATTTTTTAGCAGTATTACCTAAATTTAGTATTAAAGAAGAATTAGAAAATAAAAAACTATTTCAAGTAAGATTAAAAAATTTTAAAATTTCAAGAGAGCTTTTTATAATTTATCATAAAAACAAAGAGCTTAATAAAAATTTTTTAAACTTTTGTCAATTTTTATTAAAGCAGATACAAAAAGACATTTTAGAATAA
- the murD gene encoding UDP-N-acetylmuramoyl-L-alanine--D-glutamate ligase, producing MKISLFGYGKTTKAFAQRFGNCNIYDDHFTSISKDEFGNTLLPPCKFDPLMSDLEIPSPGFPNDHFLVQQAKNLSSEYDFFYDAMPKSVWISGTNGKTTTTQMTHHLLKHINAQMGANIGIPLAQMDTNAKLWILESSSFSLFYTKIAKPEIYALLPITPDHLSWHKSFNDYEQAKLSVLERMNENDVAILPKKYENYPTHAFIISYEDEQDLAKKMQIDIKKINFKTPFLLDAIIALSIEKIILDHCSYELLNEFKIEKNKLEEIFDLKNRLWVNDTKATNLDATLAALKRYKDKKIHLIIGGDDKGVDLSALFSFMKNLNIELYAIGKSTNKMLEYAKNANLKAHSCEFLPNAVEKINQNLTSNEVALLSPACASLDQFKSYEERGSIFKECIKKLF from the coding sequence ATGAAAATTTCACTTTTTGGATACGGAAAAACAACTAAAGCTTTTGCACAGCGTTTTGGAAATTGCAATATTTATGATGATCATTTTACAAGTATTAGTAAAGATGAATTTGGCAATACACTTTTACCACCTTGCAAATTTGATCCTTTAATGAGTGATTTAGAAATACCAAGTCCTGGTTTTCCTAATGATCATTTTCTTGTGCAACAAGCAAAAAATTTAAGCAGTGAATATGATTTTTTTTATGATGCTATGCCAAAAAGTGTTTGGATAAGTGGAACAAATGGTAAAACTACCACCACTCAAATGACGCATCATCTCTTAAAACATATCAATGCACAAATGGGAGCAAATATAGGAATTCCTTTGGCACAAATGGATACTAATGCGAAATTATGGATTTTAGAAAGTTCTTCATTTTCACTTTTTTACACCAAAATAGCTAAACCTGAAATCTATGCACTTTTGCCTATCACGCCCGATCATCTTTCTTGGCATAAAAGTTTTAATGATTATGAACAAGCAAAACTTAGTGTACTTGAAAGAATGAATGAAAACGATGTTGCAATCTTACCTAAAAAATATGAAAATTATCCAACTCATGCCTTTATTATAAGCTATGAAGATGAGCAAGATTTAGCTAAAAAAATGCAAATTGATATTAAAAAAATTAATTTTAAAACTCCTTTTTTACTAGATGCAATAATTGCATTAAGTATAGAAAAAATCATACTCGATCATTGCTCGTATGAATTGTTAAATGAGTTTAAGATTGAAAAAAATAAACTTGAAGAAATATTTGATCTTAAAAATAGGCTTTGGGTAAATGATACTAAAGCAACAAATCTTGATGCTACTTTAGCAGCACTAAAACGCTACAAAGATAAAAAAATTCATCTTATTATAGGTGGTGATGATAAGGGAGTAGATTTAAGTGCTTTATTTTCTTTTATGAAAAATCTTAACATAGAGCTTTATGCCATAGGAAAAAGTACAAATAAAATGCTTGAATATGCTAAAAATGCTAATTTAAAAGCACATTCTTGTGAATTTTTACCTAATGCGGTTGAAAAAATCAATCAAAACTTAACTAGCAATGAAGTAGCATTGCTAAGCCCTGCTTGTGCAAGTTTAGATCAATTCAAGTCTTATGAAGAAAGAGGTAGTATTTTTAAAGAATGTATTAAAAAATTATTCTAA
- the mraY gene encoding phospho-N-acetylmuramoyl-pentapeptide-transferase, with amino-acid sequence MFFSYISVRAGFAFFIALFLSLYLMPKFIKWAQNKKANQPIYEYAPQSHKAKSHTPTMGGLVFIFATIIASIFSADLNNSFVIVGLLCLALFCTIGLVDDLGKILKKDNHAGLSPKMKLFGQLSAAFICILLLYFFNINTEFYLPFYKYAIFDGGVFMLFLWVLVIISSSNAVNLTDGLDGLATVPSIFSLLSLGAFLYLCGNAIYSSYLFLPKVQGLGELVVLTSALIGALMGFLWYNCYPAQVFMGDSGSLSIGAFIGYLGIVSKNEILLLLIGFVFVLETISVILQVGSFKIFNKRVFKMAPIHHHFEKIGWVENKIIVRFWMIALLANIIALISIKLR; translated from the coding sequence ATGTTTTTTTCTTACATTAGCGTTCGTGCTGGTTTTGCATTTTTTATTGCTTTATTTTTGAGTTTATATTTAATGCCAAAATTTATTAAATGGGCTCAAAATAAAAAAGCAAACCAACCTATTTATGAATACGCTCCACAATCACACAAAGCTAAATCTCATACACCTACTATGGGTGGACTTGTTTTTATCTTTGCTACCATTATAGCTAGCATTTTCAGTGCTGACTTAAACAATAGCTTTGTTATAGTTGGATTATTGTGTTTAGCACTATTTTGCACTATAGGCTTAGTAGATGATTTGGGTAAAATTTTAAAAAAAGATAACCACGCAGGACTTAGCCCTAAAATGAAACTTTTTGGACAGCTTAGTGCTGCTTTTATATGTATTTTATTGTTATACTTTTTTAATATAAACACAGAATTTTATCTACCATTTTATAAGTATGCTATTTTTGATGGCGGGGTATTTATGCTATTTTTATGGGTTTTAGTTATTATCTCAAGTTCTAATGCCGTAAATTTAACCGATGGACTTGATGGTCTTGCAACCGTGCCTTCTATATTTTCTCTTTTAAGTCTTGGTGCTTTTTTATATTTATGTGGAAATGCTATTTATAGCTCTTACTTATTTTTACCTAAAGTTCAAGGTCTAGGAGAACTTGTTGTGTTAACATCAGCATTAATTGGTGCTTTAATGGGCTTTTTATGGTATAACTGCTATCCTGCACAAGTTTTTATGGGAGATAGTGGAAGTTTAAGTATAGGTGCATTTATAGGCTATCTTGGCATAGTAAGTAAAAATGAAATTTTACTTTTACTCATAGGCTTTGTATTTGTTTTAGAAACCATTTCAGTAATCTTGCAAGTAGGAAGTTTTAAAATTTTCAATAAAAGAGTTTTTAAAATGGCACCGATTCACCATCATTTTGAAAAAATAGGCTGGGTGGAAAATAAAATCATTGTGCGTTTTTGGATGATAGCCTTACTTGCAAATATCATTGCATTAATTAGTATAAAGTTAAGATAA
- the gpmI gene encoding 2,3-bisphosphoglycerate-independent phosphoglycerate mutase, giving the protein MYQKCILIITDGIGHNKNSNYNAFFHAKKPTYDELFENTPNVLIKTSGLAVGLPEGQMGNSEVGHMCIGSGRIIYQNLVKINKAIENDTLKDNKALKELLQKCKRVHIVGLYSDGGVHSMHTHFNALLKICKQENKEVFAHAISDGRDCPPNSGLEFIKSLQEFCKKEDINFASLSGRFYAMDRDKRYDRIKLYYDALFAKAPKCDDFVQFIQKSYDENITDEFLTPVVSQSFDGIKAEDGVIFINFRNDRMRQLVASLTQENFNEFSKEVLVKNTITMSLYDENFKLPVMFEKEELNNTLASVIANANLTQLHTAETEKYAHVTFFFNGGKEELECNETRILIPSPKVKTYDEKPQMSAKEVTDEVLKGIENGMDFIVVNFANGDMVGHTGNFNAAIRAVECVDECLGKVIAKAREQGYAFIITSDHGNCEAMKDENENMLTNHTTFDVFAFVEAKGVDKLKEGMGLSNIAPSVLKILNLPIPKEMDEALF; this is encoded by the coding sequence ATGTATCAAAAATGTATTTTGATAATAACAGATGGTATAGGACATAATAAAAATTCAAATTACAATGCTTTTTTTCACGCTAAAAAACCAACTTATGATGAGCTTTTTGAAAATACCCCTAATGTTTTGATAAAAACAAGTGGTTTAGCAGTTGGCTTGCCTGAAGGTCAAATGGGTAATAGCGAAGTAGGTCATATGTGTATAGGTAGTGGTCGTATAATTTATCAAAATTTAGTTAAGATAAATAAAGCTATAGAAAATGATACTTTAAAAGATAATAAAGCTTTAAAAGAATTATTGCAAAAATGCAAAAGAGTACATATTGTAGGGCTTTATAGTGATGGTGGGGTGCATTCTATGCATACGCATTTTAATGCACTTTTAAAAATTTGCAAACAAGAAAACAAAGAAGTTTTTGCACATGCTATTAGTGATGGTAGGGATTGCCCACCAAATTCGGGTTTAGAATTTATAAAGTCCTTGCAAGAATTTTGTAAAAAAGAAGATATAAATTTTGCTTCTTTATCGGGAAGATTTTATGCTATGGATAGAGATAAGCGTTATGATAGAATCAAGCTTTATTATGATGCTTTGTTTGCTAAGGCACCAAAGTGTGATGATTTTGTGCAATTTATACAAAAAAGCTACGATGAAAATATCACAGATGAATTTTTAACTCCGGTTGTTAGTCAAAGCTTTGATGGGATTAAAGCAGAAGATGGTGTGATTTTTATCAATTTTAGAAATGATAGAATGCGCCAATTAGTCGCTTCTCTAACGCAAGAAAATTTTAATGAATTTTCAAAAGAAGTGCTTGTAAAAAATACTATTACTATGAGTTTATATGATGAGAATTTTAAACTTCCTGTAATGTTTGAAAAAGAAGAATTGAATAATACTTTAGCTTCTGTAATAGCTAATGCAAATTTAACTCAACTTCACACAGCTGAAACTGAAAAATATGCCCATGTAACCTTTTTCTTTAATGGAGGAAAAGAAGAATTAGAGTGCAATGAAACAAGAATTTTAATCCCAAGCCCTAAAGTAAAAACATATGATGAAAAACCTCAAATGAGTGCTAAAGAAGTTACAGATGAGGTACTTAAGGGTATAGAAAATGGAATGGATTTTATCGTAGTAAATTTTGCAAATGGTGATATGGTGGGACATACGGGTAATTTTAATGCAGCTATAAGAGCAGTTGAATGTGTGGATGAGTGTTTGGGTAAGGTTATTGCTAAAGCAAGAGAGCAAGGATATGCTTTTATTATCACTTCAGATCATGGAAATTGTGAAGCAATGAAAGATGAAAATGAAAATATGCTCACTAATCACACAACCTTTGATGTTTTTGCTTTTGTAGAAGCTAAAGGAGTAGATAAGCTTAAAGAAGGTATGGGGCTTAGTAATATAGCACCAAGCGTGCTTAAAATTTTAAACTTGCCCATTCCAAAAGAAATGGATGAAGCTTTATTTTAA
- the fabG gene encoding 3-oxoacyl-ACP reductase FabG — translation MKFSGKNVLITGASKGIGAAIAKELASYGLKVWINYRSKPELADALKEEIEKSGGCAAVIKFDASVEEEFMSAIATIVESDGELSYLVNNAGITNDKLALRMSMDDFSSVINANLNSSFLGCREALKTMSKKRFGAVVNIASIVGEMGNAGQTNYSASKGGMIALTKSFAKEGAARNIRYNCITPGFIKSDMTEVLSDEIKQNYINNIPLKRFADASEVAQAVAFLLSNHSSYITGEILKVNGGLYM, via the coding sequence ATGAAATTTAGTGGAAAAAATGTTTTAATAACAGGTGCAAGTAAAGGTATAGGTGCAGCGATAGCTAAAGAATTAGCAAGTTATGGTTTAAAAGTTTGGATTAATTATAGGAGCAAGCCTGAACTTGCTGATGCGCTAAAAGAAGAGATAGAAAAAAGTGGCGGTTGTGCAGCTGTGATTAAATTTGATGCAAGTGTTGAAGAAGAATTTATGAGTGCTATAGCTACTATTGTTGAAAGTGATGGTGAACTTAGTTATTTGGTTAATAATGCAGGTATTACTAATGATAAATTAGCTCTTAGAATGAGTATGGATGATTTTTCCTCAGTGATTAATGCTAATTTAAATTCAAGCTTTTTAGGTTGCAGAGAAGCACTAAAAACTATGAGTAAAAAGCGTTTTGGTGCGGTTGTAAATATTGCTTCTATAGTTGGAGAAATGGGAAATGCAGGCCAAACTAATTATAGTGCTAGTAAAGGTGGTATGATAGCTTTAACAAAGTCTTTTGCAAAAGAAGGTGCTGCTAGAAATATAAGATATAACTGTATTACTCCAGGTTTTATAAAAAGTGATATGACTGAAGTTTTAAGTGATGAAATAAAACAAAATTATATTAACAATATCCCTTTAAAGCGTTTTGCAGATGCAAGCGAGGTAGCTCAAGCTGTGGCGTTTTTATTAAGCAATCATTCTTCTTATATTACAGGGGAAATTTTAAAAGTCAACGGTGGGCTTTATATGTAA
- the acpS gene encoding holo-ACP synthase, translating into MIGCDIIVCSRIEKIYKKHKMLFLDKFLSKQEQSYIKNTNTLAGFWAIKEAASKALGVGISKECSFFDIIISKDNKNAPHISFSQKVMQEFNIKSASVSVAHDGGFAIAVVAIETKQG; encoded by the coding sequence ATGATAGGCTGTGATATAATTGTATGCTCACGCATAGAAAAAATTTATAAAAAACACAAAATGCTTTTCTTGGATAAATTTTTATCCAAGCAAGAGCAAAGTTATATAAAAAATACCAACACTCTAGCCGGATTTTGGGCTATCAAAGAAGCTGCTTCTAAGGCTTTGGGGGTTGGAATTTCTAAAGAATGTTCTTTTTTTGACATCATCATCTCTAAAGATAATAAAAATGCTCCACATATTAGTTTTTCTCAAAAAGTCATGCAAGAATTTAATATAAAATCAGCAAGTGTAAGCGTAGCACATGATGGGGGTTTTGCTATAGCAGTAGTGGCTATAGAAACTAAGCAAGGTTAA
- the fliL gene encoding flagellar basal body-associated protein FliL gives MADDTLDEQTKPKKKSGNILVIIIVVFLFVFLLVIVGAIAYLMFSGNSEENPTPQNEENAQVAQTPKKTNAVAARGSDYANIGVMYPLAPFTLNLLSDGGSRYVKCTIQLEQNVETLTPELDKKVAIIRDIIIRTLTSKTFEEVSTTKGKERLKDELTGKINEVLTDGFVKNIYFTDFVVS, from the coding sequence ATGGCTGATGATACGCTAGATGAACAAACAAAACCAAAGAAAAAGAGTGGCAATATTTTAGTAATCATAATTGTAGTATTTTTATTTGTTTTTTTACTTGTAATTGTAGGTGCAATTGCCTATTTGATGTTTAGTGGCAATTCAGAAGAAAATCCTACTCCACAAAATGAAGAAAACGCTCAAGTTGCACAAACTCCTAAAAAAACAAATGCTGTAGCAGCTAGAGGAAGTGATTATGCAAATATTGGTGTGATGTATCCTTTAGCACCTTTTACTTTAAATTTATTAAGTGATGGTGGCTCAAGATATGTAAAATGCACCATTCAGCTTGAACAAAATGTTGAAACTCTAACTCCTGAGCTTGATAAAAAAGTTGCTATTATTAGAGATATTATTATCAGAACTTTAACTTCAAAAACTTTTGAAGAGGTAAGCACAACAAAGGGTAAAGAAAGATTAAAAGATGAGCTAACTGGTAAAATTAATGAAGTTTTAACTGATGGTTTTGTTAAAAATATCTATTTTACCGACTTTGTAGTATCTTAA
- a CDS encoding YheO-like PAS sensor domain-containing protein, with translation MDKETRTYYIKLVKFLADTLGRNYEIVLHDVSEDGTNIAEIANNHISKRTINSPLTGFAIEMIKNKIYLERDYITHYKTSTKNSQITSGSTFFIKKDEKLEGLLCINHDTSSFKKISDEILSLGNIYDNSYEHLEQDSKEYINFDLEKIVEDITSINIDNFKNKNLKPKEKQKIIANLYKKGIFNIKGTIPKVAELLNISEPSVYRHLQKIK, from the coding sequence ATGGACAAGGAAACAAGAACTTACTATATTAAGTTAGTAAAATTTTTAGCCGATACTTTAGGAAGAAATTATGAAATAGTCTTACATGATGTAAGTGAAGATGGAACTAATATAGCAGAAATTGCCAATAATCATATTAGCAAAAGAACCATAAATTCACCTCTTACTGGTTTTGCAATAGAAATGATTAAAAATAAAATATATCTCGAACGTGATTATATTACTCATTATAAAACCTCTACAAAAAATTCTCAAATCACTTCAGGCTCAACATTTTTTATTAAAAAAGATGAAAAACTTGAAGGTTTACTTTGTATTAATCATGATACCTCGTCCTTTAAAAAAATATCTGATGAAATTTTAAGTCTTGGAAATATTTATGATAATTCCTATGAGCATCTTGAACAAGACAGTAAAGAATATATTAACTTTGATTTAGAGAAAATAGTGGAAGATATTACTAGCATAAATATAGATAATTTTAAAAATAAAAATCTAAAGCCGAAAGAAAAACAAAAAATAATTGCTAATTTATATAAAAAAGGAATATTTAATATAAAAGGTACAATCCCTAAAGTTGCCGAACTTTTAAATATTTCAGAGCCCAGTGTTTACAGACATTTACAAAAGATTAAATAA
- a CDS encoding catalase produces MKKLTNDFGNIVADNQNSLSAGSNGPLLMQDYILLEKLAHQNRERIPERTVHAKGSGAYGELKITKDISQYTKAKVLQLGENTPLFIRFSTVAGEAGAADAERDVRGFAIKFYTKEGNWDLVGNNTPTFFIRDAYKFPDFIHTQKRDPRTHLRSNNAAWDFWTLCPESLHQVTILMSDRGIPASYRHMHGFGSHTYSLINDKNERFWVKFHFKTKQGIKNLTNEEAANLIANDRESHQRDLYEAIEKGDFPKWIFQIQVLKEDEAEKLGFNPFDLTKVWPHSIAPLIEVGELVLNKNVQNYFNEVEQAAFSPSNIVPGIGFSPDKMLQARIFSYPDAQRYRIGTNYHLLSVNRAKSEVNTYNVAGAMNFDTYKNGLAYYEPNSYDDSPKEDKNYLEPDLTLEGNAQRYAPLDDDFYTQPRALFDIMNENQKEQLFKNIAASMNGVEEKIIQRALSHFEKISSEYANGVKKALKM; encoded by the coding sequence ATGAAAAAATTAACTAATGATTTTGGTAATATAGTTGCGGATAATCAAAATTCACTAAGTGCCGGTTCTAATGGACCGCTTTTAATGCAAGATTATATTTTGCTTGAAAAACTTGCTCACCAAAATAGAGAAAGAATTCCAGAAAGAACAGTGCATGCGAAAGGAAGTGGTGCTTATGGAGAACTTAAAATCACTAAAGATATTTCTCAATACACTAAAGCAAAAGTTTTACAGCTTGGAGAAAATACACCTTTATTTATAAGATTTTCAACCGTTGCAGGTGAAGCAGGTGCAGCTGATGCAGAAAGAGATGTAAGAGGTTTTGCAATTAAATTTTACACTAAAGAAGGAAATTGGGATTTAGTAGGCAATAATACTCCGACATTTTTTATAAGAGATGCGTATAAATTTCCTGATTTTATCCATACTCAAAAAAGAGATCCAAGAACTCATCTAAGAAGTAATAATGCTGCATGGGACTTTTGGACTTTATGCCCTGAAAGCTTACATCAAGTTACTATTTTAATGAGTGATAGAGGAATTCCTGCAAGTTATCGTCATATGCATGGTTTTGGAAGTCACACTTATAGTTTGATTAATGATAAAAATGAAAGATTTTGGGTGAAATTTCATTTTAAAACAAAGCAAGGTATTAAAAATTTAACCAACGAAGAAGCGGCGAATTTAATAGCAAATGATAGAGAAAGCCATCAAAGAGATTTATATGAAGCTATTGAAAAAGGAGATTTTCCAAAATGGATTTTCCAAATTCAAGTTTTAAAAGAAGATGAAGCAGAAAAACTAGGTTTTAATCCTTTTGATTTAACCAAAGTTTGGCCACATAGTATTGCGCCTTTAATAGAAGTAGGTGAGTTAGTGCTTAATAAAAATGTGCAAAATTACTTTAATGAAGTAGAACAAGCTGCATTTAGTCCAAGCAATATCGTTCCTGGCATTGGTTTTAGTCCTGATAAAATGTTGCAAGCTAGAATCTTTTCTTATCCTGATGCACAAAGATATCGTATAGGGACAAATTATCATTTATTATCAGTTAATCGTGCAAAAAGCGAAGTAAATACTTATAATGTAGCAGGAGCTATGAATTTTGACACTTATAAAAATGGTCTTGCTTATTATGAGCCAAATAGTTATGATGATAGTCCAAAAGAAGATAAAAATTACCTAGAGCCTGATTTGACACTTGAAGGTAATGCACAAAGATATGCTCCACTTGATGATGATTTTTACACCCAACCAAGAGCCTTGTTTGATATAATGAATGAAAATCAAAAAGAGCAATTGTTTAAAAACATAGCAGCTTCTATGAATGGGGTTGAAGAAAAAATCATACAAAGAGCATTAAGTCATTTTGAAAAAATTTCAAGTGAATATGCAAATGGCGTTAAAAAAGCTTTGAAAATGTAA
- a CDS encoding ankyrin repeat domain-containing protein, whose product MFSNEEEKRIQELCAMAFDYARKNDLQNLKIMIEAGLSVNLKNHKGDSLLMLASYHNSYECAKFLLENGANVDEKNDRGQTPLAGVCFKGYLPMCKLLVEYGANIDENNGLGMTPFTFALMFGHSDIVEFLTKQSKKSFFKKIAFSVLKIFKRKKS is encoded by the coding sequence ATGTTTAGCAATGAAGAAGAAAAAAGAATTCAAGAGCTTTGTGCTATGGCTTTTGATTATGCAAGAAAAAATGATTTGCAAAATTTAAAGATTATGATAGAAGCGGGTTTAAGTGTGAATTTAAAAAATCATAAAGGTGATAGTCTTTTAATGCTTGCAAGTTATCATAATTCTTATGAATGTGCTAAATTTTTATTAGAAAATGGAGCTAATGTAGATGAAAAAAATGATAGAGGGCAAACCCCATTAGCAGGGGTGTGTTTTAAAGGATATCTACCTATGTGTAAGCTTTTAGTAGAATATGGGGCAAATATTGATGAAAACAACGGTCTTGGTATGACGCCTTTTACTTTTGCACTAATGTTTGGACATAGTGATATAGTAGAGTTTTTAACAAAGCAGTCTAAAAAAAGTTTTTTTAAAAAAATAGCTTTTAGTGTGTTAAAAATTTTTAAAAGAAAGAAAAGTTAA